A single window of Mugil cephalus isolate CIBA_MC_2020 chromosome 1, CIBA_Mcephalus_1.1, whole genome shotgun sequence DNA harbors:
- the mbd6 gene encoding mucin-3A yields MMGGSETVSGDKDGVHTAAIHVPIGWQRRVEGGQVIYVSPSGIALSTLDEVKTYLLTDGTCKCGLECPLIIHKVFNFTLGVKVELHSQPVGKAEQDMTKLCNHRRKVVAMAALCRSMQASQLPFANFHHPEVSSRVDTRDPRGEHSEREEEDRSIYYPKLHPVPARSHSNLHPNPCGSPKSSHHFIYPYNGSSSVLHAGTNSHSPLDALRRLHHSSLPASSTSSSSSSFPTHSTAQRSPRTPTPQSISQGRRTPKTPETPGSPRLGPLSSPPPSSPMALSSGGRGAQTHTHHPHTAIVGGSPLSPSPSRSPSVHNMCMSPHQRSRHPSASPSSLSEHGGGSAAAAAAAEGGGLMGSNLSQKRKSASSSPHSPMPSGSPNPSPHFPKYKLEDILEQFKNSGNSSTNNHHLLNPTNQSLLTNQSCSNPHSLSSKPSKSSKTLISSAGAPGFGLNSAGPSSLPLGPFLNHHSNQGKRPHPASFPASSLLSAAAKAQLANQITQGQSSHMASNPGSLASSLEVLKEVQQQQHPSKVTNSTLHNSHSPSSIASTRPPHPSLVAATSAVLIPPSPSLVQSLASSSAHLPPTGERSASHRKRQRRSPTVLSMLRDPQHLGNGPWKTPPEDATSPTVINLSSSSTSFPSSPHSSSTSAMQNQNAVLLDNHHQLLPGQITRPPAPRPTAHLSRLPRPNEALDFTTSSSPVPLCLDPPTQPLSALLHLLSVQNAQASASNSASTHSASLSIEGSGHTNKQSPGLSPSSLTPHSNVSHPHTRSPGRTDNTNPLPLVPQPLSPPPTSSPFTSVQSLCRSTKSSPLQRDSPPTALPNTNLVFHNSSSPSQQTSTSPFEKHPPADDPQSAMATEAGSNSASTSVDLSHSQGSVSVGISTSPKPLDLSNHVLALLAASSTVPQGEGNSSNHSTDVQMSSPGNHTTGPEESGYVDPKVSTLTKSPVATSPGLTVSSRQGENNSPPTPSAVGDSTSPLPLAEAFPFMNQEQLLQLLSSTGGLPSILDPAVLASLPLGGLWLGGQHSQIPTNVTPQQSQSLAEQQQSEQQLLLQQQQDTQQQNQDQHQKQQHINNNPLFPLLPLLSGAQGELPLNLLGLPNPLPSSAGQEADLSEKPSLQALLMASLLLGQQHASLLPLSALGQLSQVSLEVPIQQSQQIPATLEGLTLDKTSGLLDPSTLTGPGLLEVTQGLLPIPAGAEGSIQALQSLLLSAALPPPPAAFLPLSPALLSAALSSAELHPPPNTQLAPAQQTQHTQPQVPTDAGVDTLIPVSLQGKDNHILQQLLPTLLNPALLGDLPGITGLHNVVGIGAGSILLPPDQASALGMPLLHGPDGAINIINNIQLNLAPHSEGEKPVSLQETHSPAPQEDIPASQISPEVVPSPVPNLAPSPAHESTPPTQRGSEGRSVIDPYTSFMDTIYTSFLQVSAKEQEDGAHLGPTDPTSPFCALPPVSFPVEHHTPSTTVPTLPQASAPVSLSPRRACSIRNPDLSRLNLEAAAHSPAQGTPKPTEDESTSHLHRKPVMVEGHTHPEPPLPPIYLEEAKTDCTGPAAAVCPYVEAGVDRQGHLPHAGYLSPRDGCSGMPNEETAGTLLNTEQEMDQTEAAGGARRGRKRKQTLQNVLEDFRDMDATALEETKATAALLKPERSVRGRRRRGARSQRQ; encoded by the exons ATGATGGGAGGCAGTGAGACTGTCAGTGGGGACAAAGATGGTGTCCACACCGCTGCAATACATGTCCCCATCGGTTGGCAGAGGAGGGTGGAAGGAGGACAAGTGATCTACGTCAG TCCCAGTGGCATCGCCCTGTCTACTCTGGATGAGGTCAAGACCTATCTGTTGACTGATGGCACCTGCAAATGTGGTCTGGAGTGCCCGCTCATCATCCATAAG GTTTTCAACTTCACTCTGGGGGTGAAGGTGGAACTGCACAGCCAGCCAGTAGGCAAAGCAGAGCAGGACATGACCAAACTGTGTAATCACCGCAGGAAAGTGGTGGCAATGGCTGCTCTGTGTCGGAGTATGCAGGCCTCACAGCTTCCCTTTGCCAACTTTCATCATCCAG AGGTGAGCAGTCGAGTGGACACCCGTGATCCAAGGGGGGAGCATTCGGAGCGTGAAGAAGAGGACCGCAGCATTTACTATCCAAAACTCCATCCAGTCCCAGCTCGATCCCACAGCAATCTCCACCCAAACCCGTGTGGCAGCCCCAAGTCCTCCCACCACTTTATATACCCATACAATGGCTCCTCCTCAGTCCTTCACGCAGGCACAAACTCTCACAGTCCCCTTGATGCTTTAAGAAGACTTCACCATTCTTCTCTCCCGGCGTCCTCCACatcttcctccagctcctcattcCCGACCCACAGCACTGCCCAGAGGTCACCCCGCACCCCCACACCTCAGAGCATCAGTCAGGGTCGAAGAACACCCAAAACTCCTGAGACTCCTGGCTCTCCACGGCTAGGGCCTctgtcttcacctcctccctcttcccctaTGGCACTTAgtagtggaggaagaggagcacagaCTCACACTCATCATCCTCACACTGCCATTGTGGGAGGCTCTCCCCTTTCTCCATCCCCCTCCCGCTCTCCCTCTGTCCATAACATGTGTATGTCTCCTCACCAGCGGTCCCGCCACCCTTCAGCCTCTCCTTCCTCACTGTCTGAGCATGGAGgaggctcagcagcagcagcagcagcagcagaaggaggaggactaATGGGAAGTAACTTGTCTCAGAAGAGGAAATCGGCCTCTTCCTCTCCACACTCCCCTATGCCAAGTGGTTCCCCAAACCCCAGCCCCCACTTCCCCAAGTACAAGCTGGAAGACATCTTGGAGCAGTTTAAGAACTCAGGCAACAGCAGCACTAATAACCATCACCTCCTAAACCCTACTAACCAATCCTTACTGACCAACCAAAGCTGTAGTAATCCCCATTCTCTGTCCTCGAAGCCGTCGAAGAGTAGCAAGACTCTGATCTCCAGTGCAGGAGCACCAGGTTTTGGGTTGAACTCTGCGGGACCCTCTAGTTTACCTTTGGGGCCATTTCTGAACCACCATAGCAACCAGGGCAAGAGGCCACACCCAGCGTCTTTTCCGGCGAGTAGTTTGCTCTCTGCAGCTGCAAAGGCACAGCTGGCTAACCAGATAACCCAGGGCCAGAGCTCCCACATGGCCAGCAACCCAGGGAGCTTAGCCTCTTCTCTGGAGGTCCTGAAagaggtgcagcagcagcagcatccatcAAAGGTAACAAACAGCACTTTACATAACAGccactctccctcctccatcgCTTCCACTAGGCCTCCCCATCCCTCCCTTGTTGCAGCAACCTCCGCCGTCCTCattcctccatctccctctctggTCCAGTCCCTGGCCTCCTCGTCAGCCCACCTGCCTCCCACAGGAGAGCGCAGTGCATCGCACAGGAAGAGGCAGCGGCGGTCTCCCACAGTGCTCAGCATGCTAAGAGACCCCCAGCATCTGGGCAATGGGCCGTGGAAGACCCCACCAGAGGATGCCACTTCTCCTACAGTTATCaatctttcctcttcttcaacttccttcccctcctccccacaCTCCTCCTCTACCTCAGCCATGCAAAACCAGAATGCTGTCCTGTTGGATAACCATCATCAGCTCCTCCCCGGGCAGATAACCAGGCCCCCTGCTCCTCGACCAACAGCACACCTTTCTAGGCTTCCTCGGCCAAATGAGGCTCTGGATTTCACTACAAGCTCAAGCCCTGTGCCCCTTTGTTTGGATCCTCCAACCCAGCCTCTTTCTGCTCTGTTACACCTTCTCAGTGTGCAGAATGCACAGGCCTCAGCATCCAACTCTGCCTCAACTCACTCTGCATCTTTATCCATTGAAGGGAGTGGACACACTAATAAACAGAGCCCTGGactgtctccttcttctttgaCGCCTCATTCTAATGTCAGTCACCCACACACCCGGTCACCAGGCCGAACCGATAACACTAATCCTCTACCCCTGGTGCCACAGCCACTTTCTCCgcctcccacctcctctccaTTCACATCAGTGCAGTCTCTTTGTCGGTCTACTAAATCAAGCCCTCTACAAAGAGATTCTCCTCCCACAGCGTTGCCCAACACGAATTTGGTTTTCCACAACAGTAGCAGTCCGTCTCAGCAAACATCCACGTCTCCCTTTGAGAAGCATCCACCAgctgatgatccacagagcgcTATGGCAACAGAGGCGGGTAGTAACAGCGCATCGACGTCAGTGGACCTGAGTCACTCTCAAGGGAGCGTCTCTGTAGGGATATCCACCTCCCCGAAGCCCCTTGATCTCAGCAACCATGTCCTGGCCCTTCTTGCAGCATCCTCCACTGTGCCACAAGGGGAGGGCAACTCCTCCAACCATAGCACTGATGTTCAGATGTCTTCCCCAGGAAACCACACCACAG GACCAGAGGAGTCTGGTTATGTGGACCCAAAGGTGTCCACGTTGACCAAATCTCCAGTAGCCACCAGTCCCGGACTCACTGTGTCCTCTCGCCAAGGAGAGAATAACAGCCCCCCAACTCCTTCAGCTGTAGGGGACTCCACCTCCCCCTTGCCTCTGGCGGAGGCCTTCCCCTTCATGAACCAAGAGCAACTGCTTCAGCTTCTGTCGTCCACAGGAGGTCTGCCATCTATCCTGGACCCCGCAGTCCTAGCCTCGTTGCCCCTAGGGGGGCTGTGGTTGGGAGGCCAACATTCACAAATTCCTACCAATGTTACACCACAGCAATCGCAGAGTCTCGCGGAACAGCAGCAATcggagcagcagctgctgctgcaacaacagcaagacacacagcagcaaaaccAAGATCAACATCAGAAGCAGCAACACATTAACAATAACCCCCTGTTTCCCTTGTTGCCCTTGTTGAGTGGCGCGCAAGGCGAGCTGCCCCTGAACCTCCTGGGTCTCCCGAACCCGCTCCCTTCTTCGGCAGGACAGGAAGCTGACTTAAGTGAAAAACCCAGTCTTCAAGCTCTGCTCATGGCCTCCTTGTTGCTCGGGCAACAGCACGCCTCTCTGTTACCTCTATCTGCGCTGGGTCAGTTGAGCCAGGTCAGCTTGGAAGTTCCAATTCAGCAGTCGCAGCAGATCCCTGCCACATTGGAAGGCCTCACCCTGGATAAGACCTCCGGCCTCCTGGATCCGTCTACGCTAACAGGACCAGGGCTCTTGGAGGTCACCCAGGGCCTTCTTCCCATTCCTGCAGGAGCTGAGGGCTCTATCCAAGCCCTGCAGTCTCTGCTCCTTTCTGccgctcttcctcctccccccgcagCCTTCCTGCCCCTCAGCCCTGCCTTGCTCTCCGCTGCCCTGAGCTCTGCTGAGCTTCACCCTCCTCCCAACACCCAGTTAGCTCCTGCACAACAAACCCAACACACCCAACCTCAG GTACCCACTGACGCTGGTGTTGACACCCTCATCCCCGTTTCTCTCCAAGGCAAAGACAACCACATCCTCCAACAGTTACTGCCTACTTTGCTTAACCCTGCTTTACTAG GAGATCTTCCTGGCATCACAGGGCTCCACAACGTGGTGGGAATTGGAGCAGGTTCCATCCTCCTACCCCCAGATCAGGCCTCTGCTTTGGGGATGCCACTGCTTCACGGTCCTGATGGAGCCATAAATATCATCAACAACATACAG ctgaACCTTGCACCGCACTCAGAAGGAGAGAAGCCAGTGTCACTGCAGGAAACCCACAGCCCTGCCCCACAGGAAGACATACCAGCGAGTCAGATCTCCCCCGAAGTGGTCCCAAGTCCTGTTCCCAATCTAGCTCCATCCCCGGCCCATGAATCCACTCCACCCACCCAGAGAGGCTCTGAGGGCAGGTCCGTTATCGATCCTTACACCTCTTTCATGGACACAATTTATACCTCCTTCCTTCAAGTCAGTGCAAAAGAGCAGGAAGACGGGGCCCACTTGGGGCCAACTGATCCCACTTCACCCTTCTGTGCCTTACCGCCTGTTTCTTTCCCCGTGGAGCACCACACCCCGTCCACCACTGTCCCGACCCTCCCCCAGGCAAGTGCCCCAGTCTCCCTCAGCCCACGTCGGGCCTGTTCCATCCGCAACCCAGACTTATCTCGACTCAACCTGGAGGCTGCGGCCCACTCCCCGGCTCAAGGGACACCCAAGCCCACTGAGGACGAGTCTACATCACACCTACATAGGAAACCGGTCATGGTAGAGGGGCACACCCACCCAGAGCCTCCTCTGCCACCCATATACTTAGAGGAAGCCAAGACGGACTGTACTGGGCCTGCTGCAGCGGTGTGCCCCTATGTGGAGGCAGGGGTGGATAGGCAGGGACATCTTCCCCATGCCGGGTACCTCAGTCCTAGGGACGGATGCAGTGGGATGCCCAACGAAGAGACGGCGGGGACATTGCTGAACACCGAACAGGAAATG GATCAAACCGAAGCAGCCGGTGGAgccagaagaggaaggaaaaggaaacaaac GCTACAGAATGTGTTAGAAGACTTTAGAGACATGGATGCTACAGCACTAGAGGAAACCAAGGCTACA GCGGCACTGCTGAAGCCTGAGAGGTCAGTGCGTGGCAGGCGGCGACGAGGCGCCCGGTCTCAAAGGCAGTGA